GGTCCGCGCCATGCTCGCGGTCCGCGCCAACCAGCTGCTCGCCGGCGGGGCGGGCCTGCGCCCGAGCGTCGTCACGGCGCTCTGCGAGGCACTGGAGACGGGCGCCTGCCCGAAGGTCAACGAGTTCGGCTCGGTCGGCACCGGCGACATCGCGGCCCTCGCACAGATGGGCCTCGCCCTGGCCGGCGAACACCCCTGGCAGGGGCCGGGAGCGGCCCCCGAACCGCAGCCCCTCGACAACAACGACGCCCTCGCCCTGATCAGCAGCAACGCGCTCACCCTCGGCCAGTCCGCGCTCGCCCTGCACGAACTGCGCGGCCTGATCGCGGCCACGCAGGTGGTGGCGGCGCTGTCCCTGATGGCGACCGACGGCTCGTACGAGGCGTACGCGCTGCCCGTGCACGAGGCACGGCGGCACGCCGGTTCGTACGCGGTCGCGGAACGGATGCGGCTGCTGCTCGGCGCGCCCGACCGCCCCACACCGCCGCTCGGCCGGATCCAGGACCCCTACGGCTTCCGCTGCGTGCCCCAGATCCACGGGCCGGCGCACGACGCGGCGGACGCGCTGGAGGACGTGCTCACGGTCGAGATCAACGCGGCGGCCGAGAACCCGCTGATCTCGGCCGACGATATGGCGGCCTACCACCACGGCGGCTTCTACATCGCCCAACTCGCCCTGGCCCTGGATCACTTCAGACTGGCCGTGACTCAGGTGGCGCGGCTGTCGACCTCGCGCCTGTCCACGCTGAACGAACCGGCCTTCACCCGGCTGCGCCCCTTCCTCGCGGACGGCGCCCCGGCCGCGTCGGGCGTGATGATCCTGGAGTACGCGGCCGGAGCGGCACTCGGCGACCTGCGCGCCTTCTCCGCACCCGCGTCCCTCGGTCACGCGGTGCTCTCGCGCGGGGTCGAGGAGCAGGCCAGCTTCGCCTCGCTGGCGGCCCGCCAGACGCTGCGGGCATGCGAGGCGTACCGCCTGGTCGTCGGGTGCGAACTCGTAGCGGCCGTAAGGGCGTTGCGTCAGCGCGACATGCGGCTCGACCCGGAGCTGCCCGTCGGCCGGGCCTTCGTCCTCGCGGACGCGGTGCTCGACGCGGAGCTGGCCGACCGGCCGTTGACGGACGATGTGACGGCTGCCGCCGGGCTGCTCGACCGGTTCACCGAGCTGTGGC
This window of the Streptomyces sp. 840.1 genome carries:
- a CDS encoding aromatic amino acid ammonia-lyase; this translates as MSSHIADGVTGDSDSVVVLDGRGLMVADVVRMAESTVKPVPAVDGMKRVETSWNAAREIASWGRVYGRSTGVGANRNESVPTEAAADHGLRLLRSHAGSIGDELPARQVRAMLAVRANQLLAGGAGLRPSVVTALCEALETGACPKVNEFGSVGTGDIAALAQMGLALAGEHPWQGPGAAPEPQPLDNNDALALISSNALTLGQSALALHELRGLIAATQVVAALSLMATDGSYEAYALPVHEARRHAGSYAVAERMRLLLGAPDRPTPPLGRIQDPYGFRCVPQIHGPAHDAADALEDVLTVEINAAAENPLISADDMAAYHHGGFYIAQLALALDHFRLAVTQVARLSTSRLSTLNEPAFTRLRPFLADGAPAASGVMILEYAAGAALGDLRAFSAPASLGHAVLSRGVEEQASFASLAARQTLRACEAYRLVVGCELVAAVRALRQRDMRLDPELPVGRAFVLADAVLDAELADRPLTDDVTAAAGLLDRFTELWLGLGARDATAFDGQGVVRRR